In Amaranthus tricolor cultivar Red isolate AtriRed21 chromosome 3, ASM2621246v1, whole genome shotgun sequence, a single window of DNA contains:
- the LOC130808950 gene encoding probable receptor-like protein kinase At1g11050: MKWVHLILILIGFSCLYSTLGSSNVSDCPIDLSYVLKLPWNSSLCHGNTPENDPKHSCCQTLLSLFGIGLAYNLKKTSLFGIKDVQTSLSCLSDFQSKLNSLSLSPNLTSICFDPSQFVITPDVCAGIVSTKNWYAKLGTNTSLDQACRSNLSDLTACDTCYTAGTRVQTQLISIDGNTSHAKDCFYFTILYAAAIVNEDGPEGVGTTSCMFQLSLVRSIGSNSHNHLKLHLGLIGASVVLFVIICLLGLYFWHYKKNLKKGSNLGGDLEQVGRPRMRPNTGAIWFKIEDLERATGFFSQKNFIGRGGFGMVYKGTLSDGSVVAVKKITESNIERDSDFRNEVEIISNLRHRNLVPLRGCCMIDEGENDDDYGGNHRYLVYEYMPNGNLDDHLFRTSANQSGVLRKPLTWPQRKCIILDVARGLSYLHHGVKPAIYHRDIKATNILLDSDMRARVADFGLAKQVQEGHSHLTTRVAGTHGYLAPEYALYGQLTEKSDVYSFGVVVLEIMCGRRALDLSALGSSTTVLITDWAWSLVKEGRIDEVLDAFLLREGDNSELNPRGIMERFVRVGILCAHVMVALRPSISDALKMLEGDIEVPQIPDRPLPLGHPSFHRDATTFSISPVFSGLHLNSGEMLR; encoded by the coding sequence ATGAAGTGGGtacatttgattttgattttaattggtttttcaTGTTTATACTCAACTTTAGGTTCATCAAATGTGTCAGATTGTCCTATAGATCTAAGCTATGTTTTAAAGCTTCCATGGAATTCTTCATTATGCCATGGAAATACCCCAGAAAATGATCCAAAACATAGTTGTTGTCAGACCCTTTTGAGTTTATTTGGTATAGGTCTTGCCTATAATCTCAAAAAAACTTCTCTTTTTGGAATTAAAGATGTACAAACTTCACTATCTTGCTTGTCTGATTTTCAATCCAAGCTTAATTCCTTATCACTTTCACCAAATTTGACTTCAATATGTTTTGACCCTTCACAATTTGTAATTACTCCTGATGTTTGTGCTGGAATTGTTTCAACTAAGAATTGGTATGCTAAACTTGGTACTAATACTTCATTAGACCAAGCTTGTCGATCGAATCTCTCGGATCTTACTGCTTGTGATACGTGCTATACCGCTGGTACGAGAGTCCAAACTCAATTGATTTCGATTGATGGGAATACTTCACATGCTAAAGATTGTTTTTACTTTACCATTCTATATGCTGCTGCTATAGTCAATGAGGATGGTCCTGAAGGTGTTGGAACAACATCATGTATGTTTCAACTTTCTTTGGTTCGGTCTATTGGATCGAATAGTCATAATCATTTGAAGTTGCATCTTGGGTTGATAGGTGCTTCTGTAGTGTTGTTTGTGATTATTTGTCTTTTGGGTTTGTACTTTTGGCATTATAAGAAGAATCTGAAAAAGGGTAGTAACTTGGGTGGTGATTTGGAGCAAGTAGGTAGGCCTAGGATGCGTCCGAATACCGGTGCGATTTGGTTTAAAATTGAAGATCTTGAGAGGGCGACGGGTTTCTTCTCACAAAAGAATTTTATAGGTCGTGggggttttgggatggtatataagGGAACCTTATCGGATGGGAGTGTAGTTGCGGTTAAGAAGATTACTGAATCGAATATTGAAAGGGATTCGGATTTTCGAAATGAGGTTGAGATAATTAGCAACTTAAGACATCGGAATTTAGTACCGCTTAGAGGTTGTTGCATGATAGATGAGGGtgagaatgatgatgattatggaGGAAATCATAGGTACCTTGTTTACGAATACATGCCGAATGGTAATCTTGATGATCATCTCTTTCGCACTTCCGCTAACCAAAGTGGGGTGCTAAGAAAACCATTGACATGGCCGCAAAGGAAATGTATAATATTAGATGTGGCGAGGGGTCTATCGTATCTTCATCATGGAGTAAAACCGGCAATTTACCATCGAGATATTAAGGCTACGAACATTCTCTTAGATTCCGATATGAGAGCTAGGGTGGCTGATTTTGGGTTAGCGAAACAAGTTCAGGAAGGACATTCTCATCTTACTACTAGAGTGGCTGGCACTCATGGGTATTTAGCCCCGGAATATGCCCTTTATGGGCAGCTAACAGAGAAGAGCGATGTTTATAGTTTTGGGGTGGTTGTCTTGGAGATAATGTGCGGGAGAAGGGCCCTTGATCTATCTGCTTTAGGGTCTTCCACGACTGTTTTAATAACGGATTGGGCATGGTCTTTGGTTAAAGAAGGTCGAATAGATGAGGTTCTCGATGCATTCTTGTTGCGAGAAGGGGATAACTCAGAGCTGAATCCGAGGGGAATAATGGAACGATTTGTACGTGTTGGAATTCTGTGTGCCCATGTAATGGTTGCGTTGAGGCCTTCGATCTCAGACGCACTGAAAATGTTGGAAGGTGATATTGAAGTCCCTCAAATTCCAGACCGGCCGTTGCCTCTCGGGCATCCATCTTTCCATAGGGATGCTACAACGTTCAGTATATCGCCCGTGTTTAGTGGACTGCATTTGAATTCAGGAGAGATGCTTAGGTAA